In one Mucilaginibacter ginsenosidivorax genomic region, the following are encoded:
- a CDS encoding SDR family oxidoreductase translates to MEKVIFITGASKGFGRVWTEAALERGDNVVATARNISALDDLVKKYGNSILTLPLDVTSRDSAFNAIQQAYSHFGRLDVVINNAGYGHFGATEEVSEEEARAQMDTNFFGTLWVTQAALPVMRKQKSGHIIQISSIGGVIALPVLGIYHASKFAVEAFSESLAAEVAELGIKITLVEPGGYETDWLGTSSKQSKPLEAYDQIKESFKKVMGSQSFDPKKTGPIMLKLIDEKNPPLRLLLGDVWPILNRVYEDRRKVWEDWQDLSISAS, encoded by the coding sequence ATGGAAAAAGTAATTTTTATCACCGGCGCGTCTAAGGGATTTGGACGTGTTTGGACAGAAGCTGCTCTGGAAAGGGGTGACAATGTAGTAGCTACTGCAAGAAACATAAGTGCTTTAGATGATCTTGTCAAAAAATATGGCAACTCCATTTTAACATTACCCTTGGATGTTACTAGTAGAGATTCGGCCTTTAATGCGATTCAGCAAGCCTATTCACATTTTGGCAGGCTGGACGTCGTGATAAACAATGCTGGATATGGACATTTTGGAGCAACTGAAGAAGTATCAGAAGAAGAGGCACGTGCTCAGATGGATACCAATTTTTTTGGTACGCTGTGGGTCACGCAGGCGGCGTTACCGGTAATGCGAAAACAGAAAAGTGGTCATATAATTCAAATTTCCAGCATTGGTGGAGTCATAGCCCTTCCAGTTTTAGGAATTTATCATGCATCTAAATTCGCAGTTGAAGCATTCTCTGAATCACTTGCTGCTGAAGTTGCTGAGTTAGGTATAAAAATTACACTGGTAGAGCCGGGTGGATATGAGACGGATTGGCTTGGAACGTCATCTAAACAAAGTAAACCACTTGAAGCTTACGATCAAATTAAAGAGAGTTTTAAAAAAGTAATGGGCAGTCAAAGTTTTGACCCTAAGAAAACCGGCCCAATAATGTTAAAGTTGATTGATGAGAAAAACCCACCGTTACGACTTTTACTTGGTGACGTGTGGCCAATTCTAAATCGGGTTTATGAGGACCGCAGGAAAGTTTGGGAAGATTGGCAGGATCTTTCTATTTCCGCTTCATAA
- a CDS encoding CHC2 zinc finger domain-containing protein, which produces MENHQLKASEIKENYSLVDLLTHLGYVPVKRVRNEQLYLSMLRDSDTTPSFSVNDKQGTWYDFGEGKGGNIIDFGLLYWKGLSFPEVLEKIALTCDGSVSVLSAALNYKRQPLVEKAPNYEILDIKDLGSNPAILNYLESRGVGQVAEGRLKEIYYYVEDDDKKRNKFFAAGWQNEQGAWEIRNLYFKGCLGHKAISFIPNSEKRLSVFEGFFNYLSWLTENKFAPDSVLVLNSISLLQVGIVKAQEFQDISLYFDNDPSGRQATLDFQAAIPRAIDRSGIYKDYNDYNDLIVAERRSYQLER; this is translated from the coding sequence ATGGAAAATCATCAATTAAAAGCCAGCGAGATCAAGGAAAATTATTCTCTTGTAGACCTTTTAACACACCTGGGTTATGTGCCGGTCAAGCGCGTTCGCAATGAACAACTTTATTTAAGTATGTTACGCGATTCTGATACCACGCCCTCTTTTTCTGTCAACGATAAACAGGGCACCTGGTATGACTTTGGCGAAGGTAAAGGCGGCAACATCATCGATTTTGGCTTGCTGTACTGGAAAGGTCTGTCCTTCCCGGAAGTCTTGGAAAAGATCGCACTGACCTGCGATGGCTCTGTTTCGGTTTTATCTGCGGCGCTTAATTATAAACGACAGCCCCTTGTTGAAAAAGCACCCAATTATGAGATACTGGATATTAAAGACCTCGGCAGCAATCCCGCCATCCTGAATTACCTGGAAAGCCGGGGCGTGGGTCAAGTGGCGGAAGGTAGGCTCAAAGAAATTTATTATTACGTAGAGGATGACGATAAAAAGCGGAATAAGTTCTTTGCAGCAGGTTGGCAAAACGAACAGGGAGCATGGGAAATCCGCAACCTGTATTTCAAAGGTTGTTTAGGTCACAAAGCCATTAGCTTTATCCCCAACTCGGAAAAACGACTATCGGTTTTCGAGGGATTTTTTAATTATTTAAGTTGGCTCACAGAGAACAAGTTCGCACCGGACAGCGTACTGGTCTTAAATTCCATTTCCCTTCTTCAGGTAGGCATAGTGAAAGCACAGGAGTTCCAGGACATTTCGCTTTATTTTGACAATGACCCATCAGGCAGGCAGGCCACCCTTGATTTCCAGGCCGCCATCCCCCGGGCAATCGACCGTTCAGGTATCTATAAAGATTACAACGATTACAACGACCTGATCGTCGCCGAGCGAAGAAGTTATCAATTGGAACGCTGA
- a CDS encoding plasmid mobilization protein, with protein sequence MNGRGRTKGRPQMIAGKRSKKIDARFTEDEYAIICELEKTLGLTKTELVRQRLLSNAGLLVVNAKELIVLLDQLGAEMGRCGNNINQLAKYANILKKRGMLSPVVIERFNVLFEQYLKNQQALDVSLRKVFRMTGV encoded by the coding sequence ATGAATGGTAGAGGCAGAACAAAGGGCAGGCCGCAGATGATAGCCGGTAAAAGGAGCAAAAAGATTGATGCCCGCTTTACCGAAGACGAATATGCTATCATCTGTGAGTTGGAGAAAACATTGGGCCTGACCAAAACAGAGTTGGTCAGGCAGCGGCTATTAAGCAATGCCGGTTTGCTGGTCGTGAATGCAAAGGAACTGATCGTTTTACTGGATCAGCTGGGTGCCGAGATGGGACGCTGCGGCAATAACATTAACCAGCTGGCAAAATATGCGAATATCCTGAAAAAGCGAGGTATGTTATCGCCTGTTGTGATCGAGCGGTTTAATGTTTTGTTTGAGCAATACCTCAAAAATCAACAAGCATTGGATGTCAGCCTGCGCAAAGTATTCCGGATGACCGGCGTTTAG